From Deltaproteobacteria bacterium HGW-Deltaproteobacteria-2, one genomic window encodes:
- a CDS encoding TIGR03768 family metallophosphoesterase: protein MKSFYEYEKFWFVFLTGMLIFSLSGCSKSIVRNQIQPEGYSIASDVQTTVQRTIAPSSTPSTAINLWEISKYSQYGYGNWTYGSGLPYDKRLDVMPAAYSDSAVTKKTKLLNFFTISDIHITDKESPNQLIYLQRLHPKLPVGGSLYSGIMMYTTHVLDAAVQTVNALHNKDNKANPFDFGLSLGDTCNTTQYNELRWYIDVLDGKIITPSSGAHLGANTIDYQKPYQAAGLDKTIPWYQTLGNHDHFWMGSIPVDYSLRKDLRQSFTSDEVFATGDILANPAIINNRDYYMGVFDGSTPYGDIIKAGPVGNFSSAPKVAADPDRRSLLRTEWMKEFFNTSSIPAGHGFNLTDANNGFACYSFMPKSNIPIKVIVLDDTQKEDDGSADIHGHGFLDQARWAWLKKELADGDAAGQLMIIAAHIPINVEVTAPNSEMGWWVNPQNAVTLPDLIAELQNHPNIIAWLSGHRHLSTVKAFISADPVNAPEKGFWQIETPSLRDFPQQFRTFEIYLNSDYSISIVTTDVDPAVQDGTPAAASRKYAIATAQIVETGALTTKWNPTNDPTIKTMPTGSYNAELLKKLSPAMILKMQRLYP, encoded by the coding sequence ATGAAATCATTTTATGAATACGAAAAGTTCTGGTTTGTCTTTTTAACGGGCATGCTGATTTTCTCTTTATCGGGATGTTCAAAATCTATCGTCAGAAATCAAATTCAGCCCGAAGGATACTCGATTGCCTCCGATGTTCAAACGACGGTGCAGAGAACGATCGCTCCCAGTTCGACACCTTCGACAGCGATTAATCTTTGGGAAATTTCCAAATACAGTCAATACGGCTATGGAAACTGGACTTATGGCTCGGGTCTTCCCTACGACAAGCGACTCGATGTCATGCCGGCTGCATATAGCGATTCAGCCGTCACTAAAAAAACAAAACTTTTGAATTTCTTTACCATATCCGATATCCATATCACCGACAAAGAATCTCCCAACCAGTTGATCTATCTTCAACGCCTGCATCCCAAATTGCCGGTTGGAGGATCTCTGTATTCAGGGATTATGATGTATACAACGCATGTTCTCGACGCAGCCGTCCAGACTGTCAATGCCCTGCACAACAAAGACAACAAAGCAAATCCGTTTGACTTCGGCCTCTCTCTGGGTGATACCTGCAACACCACTCAGTACAATGAACTTCGCTGGTATATCGATGTTCTGGACGGCAAGATCATAACGCCCAGTTCCGGAGCCCATCTCGGAGCCAACACCATCGATTATCAGAAACCTTATCAGGCGGCAGGACTGGATAAGACGATTCCCTGGTATCAGACGCTTGGCAACCACGATCATTTTTGGATGGGTTCAATCCCTGTCGACTATAGTCTTAGAAAAGACCTTCGGCAATCCTTCACCAGCGACGAAGTGTTCGCGACGGGAGATATACTCGCTAACCCGGCAATAATTAATAACCGTGATTACTACATGGGCGTATTCGACGGCTCGACTCCTTACGGTGACATTATCAAGGCAGGACCTGTTGGAAATTTCAGCAGCGCTCCGAAGGTTGCAGCCGATCCTGATCGCCGTTCACTTTTAAGGACGGAGTGGATGAAAGAATTTTTTAATACGTCTTCCATTCCGGCCGGTCACGGTTTCAACTTGACCGATGCCAACAATGGCTTTGCCTGTTACAGCTTTATGCCTAAGTCGAACATTCCGATCAAGGTTATCGTTCTCGACGATACCCAAAAAGAAGATGACGGCTCAGCCGACATTCACGGGCATGGCTTTCTGGATCAGGCACGCTGGGCTTGGCTGAAAAAAGAACTGGCTGACGGTGATGCCGCTGGTCAATTAATGATTATCGCCGCGCATATTCCGATAAACGTCGAAGTGACGGCGCCTAATTCCGAAATGGGTTGGTGGGTCAATCCGCAAAATGCCGTGACTCTGCCGGATCTGATTGCGGAACTTCAAAACCATCCGAATATTATCGCGTGGCTCTCGGGGCATCGTCATTTGAGTACCGTTAAAGCATTTATCTCCGCTGATCCGGTCAACGCTCCGGAAAAAGGTTTCTGGCAGATTGAAACTCCATCGCTGAGGGATTTCCCTCAGCAGTTCCGGACTTTTGAAATTTACCTCAACAGCGACTATTCAATTTCAATCGTTACCACCGACGTTGATCCGGCAGTCCAGGACGGAACGCCGGCGGCAGCATCGCGTAAATATGCCATCGCAACAGCTCAGATAGTCGAGACGGGGGCTCTTACTACTAAATGGAATCCAACTAATGATCCAACTATAAAAACAATGCCAACCGGTTCATACAATGCAGAGCTTTTAAAGAAGTTGAGCCCGGCAATGATACTTAAGATGCAGAGACTGTACCCGTAA
- a CDS encoding rubrerythrin, with protein MPEFGSPFSGLANDRMLTNEELIRAIRFMVAAEYEAIQLYMQLAESTDNTLAVEVLKDIADEERVHAGEFLRLLHALAPDEKKFYFKGAKEVEIEIKKKK; from the coding sequence ATGCCAGAGTTCGGATCGCCCTTTTCAGGGTTAGCAAACGACAGGATGCTCACAAATGAGGAACTCATCAGAGCAATTCGTTTCATGGTGGCAGCAGAGTACGAAGCGATTCAGTTGTATATGCAGCTTGCCGAGTCAACCGACAATACGCTTGCCGTGGAAGTACTCAAAGACATAGCTGATGAAGAACGCGTTCACGCAGGAGAGTTTCTGCGATTGCTCCACGCACTTGCTCCCGATGAAAAAAAGTTCTATTTTAAGGGGGCGAAAGAAGTAGAAATAGAAATCAAGAAAAAGAAGTAG
- the cls gene encoding cardiolipin synthase, producing the protein MKIAKPFFFFFLLISIMNLINGCATLPNVSKKIDATPTAREPRQIVSAKGLLSQEKSKAIMERLKQSVNPTDVLERYTAVIESVTESPLTKGNKVTLLIDGPATYAAMFEAIRGAKDHINLETFILEDDEIGKKFTNLLLQKQAQGVQVNIIYDSMGSITTSESFFKRLREGGIQVVEFNPVKPLKGHLKWLMVNPDHRKILIVDGKVAISGGVNISNVYSGRPSGRKKVKGDSLPWRDTDVQIEGPAVTEFQKLFMDTWSKQDGPKLSEPHYYPDLKEMGNALVRVVGSTPGSDNRITFIVYVAAITFAERSIHLTNAYFVPDKQILKAFTDAAVRGVDVKIILPSSTDFQFIIDAARHNYSELLESGVKIYERRNAVLHAKTAVIDGVWSTVGSTNLDSLSLLSDDEVNAVVLSREFAVEMERMFADDLAQSDQIQKDKWGKRPLSQKIKEAVAHLFSRWL; encoded by the coding sequence ATGAAAATTGCCAAACCTTTCTTTTTTTTCTTTTTGCTAATATCCATTATGAACCTCATCAATGGATGTGCAACCTTGCCGAATGTCTCTAAAAAAATTGACGCGACTCCGACTGCCCGGGAACCTCGCCAAATCGTTTCGGCCAAAGGACTGTTATCTCAAGAAAAAAGTAAAGCTATCATGGAACGGTTGAAGCAATCGGTCAACCCGACGGACGTATTGGAGCGTTACACGGCCGTGATAGAATCGGTTACCGAAAGCCCGCTGACCAAAGGGAACAAGGTCACTCTGCTTATTGACGGTCCGGCGACCTATGCCGCGATGTTTGAAGCTATACGCGGCGCCAAAGACCATATCAACCTGGAAACCTTCATTCTCGAAGATGATGAGATCGGGAAAAAATTTACAAATCTGCTGCTGCAAAAACAGGCCCAAGGGGTTCAAGTCAACATCATTTATGACAGCATGGGAAGCATTACAACGTCCGAATCATTTTTCAAACGCTTGCGGGAGGGAGGAATTCAGGTGGTCGAATTCAATCCTGTAAAGCCGCTGAAAGGCCACCTGAAATGGCTCATGGTAAATCCGGATCACCGCAAGATTCTGATCGTTGACGGTAAAGTCGCCATTAGCGGAGGCGTCAACATCAGTAATGTTTATTCGGGTAGGCCATCCGGAAGGAAAAAAGTAAAAGGAGATTCCTTGCCCTGGCGTGACACAGATGTTCAAATTGAAGGACCCGCGGTGACTGAGTTCCAAAAGCTTTTTATGGATACATGGTCCAAGCAGGATGGACCGAAGCTTTCCGAACCCCACTATTACCCTGATTTAAAAGAAATGGGCAATGCCCTGGTGCGAGTCGTCGGCAGTACTCCCGGCTCCGACAACAGGATTACATTTATTGTGTATGTGGCGGCTATTACGTTTGCGGAGCGCTCTATTCATCTGACGAATGCCTATTTTGTCCCTGATAAACAAATTCTAAAAGCTTTTACGGATGCGGCCGTGCGCGGTGTTGATGTAAAAATAATTCTTCCTTCCAGCACCGATTTTCAATTTATCATAGACGCGGCGCGGCATAATTATTCCGAGCTTCTGGAATCTGGCGTGAAGATATATGAGCGCCGCAACGCCGTATTGCACGCGAAAACCGCGGTCATTGACGGCGTCTGGTCAACAGTCGGCTCCACCAATCTGGACTCCCTGAGCCTTCTGAGTGATGACGAGGTGAACGCAGTTGTCCTGAGCCGTGAGTTTGCGGTGGAAATGGAGCGCATGTTTGCTGATGACCTTGCCCAATCCGATCAGATCCAAAAGGATAAGTGGGGGAAAAGACCTTTATCGCAAAAAATCAAGGAAGCGGTTGCACACTTATTTTCCCGTTGGCTGTAA
- a CDS encoding MBL fold metallo-hydrolase gives MRRIKQFSIFIIFLAALLVGGCSTTVSTVVDQGAPQVKQQPAHHTKNGFRNIYDKPEHGLANFLRWKLGIIPDEEPAITPVPILPYVPDIVAPDYQRIDHPDPAKIQITWIGQSTFLIQVEGINILTDPVFSKKLSPVRGFGFKRNSSPGIPFDRLPTIHAVLISHSHYDHLDLYTVKKLGNKPKYFIPLNLGKWFLEQKITKYVEMDWWDKVIFKGIRIVSVPSQHFSRRTVRDGNKTLWTGWILETKHGKILFAGDTGYSVHFKEIREKMGPMRLALLPIGSYRPRWFMKTIHMDPADAVSAHKDLQAEQSIAMHWGTFYIADDPLAEPPLYLKKAMKEAFIADDSFLVMKFGETRVF, from the coding sequence ATGAGAAGAATTAAACAGTTTAGTATCTTTATTATATTTCTTGCGGCACTTTTAGTTGGCGGTTGTTCTACGACCGTCAGCACTGTTGTTGATCAGGGAGCGCCGCAAGTAAAACAGCAGCCGGCGCATCATACGAAAAATGGTTTTCGTAATATTTATGATAAGCCGGAGCATGGATTGGCGAATTTTCTGCGTTGGAAGTTGGGGATTATACCTGATGAAGAGCCGGCCATTACTCCTGTTCCGATACTACCCTATGTGCCGGATATTGTCGCACCTGATTATCAACGTATCGATCATCCCGATCCCGCTAAAATACAGATTACCTGGATAGGCCAGTCAACTTTTTTAATCCAGGTTGAGGGGATCAATATCTTAACGGATCCCGTTTTTAGCAAAAAATTATCACCTGTTCGCGGCTTTGGTTTCAAGAGGAACAGTTCTCCGGGGATACCCTTTGATCGTCTGCCGACGATTCATGCCGTTCTCATAAGTCACAGTCACTATGATCATCTCGATTTATACACGGTTAAAAAGTTGGGCAACAAACCGAAATATTTTATTCCTCTGAATCTGGGAAAGTGGTTCCTCGAACAGAAGATTACAAAATATGTGGAAATGGATTGGTGGGATAAAGTGATATTCAAAGGTATCCGTATCGTATCTGTACCGAGCCAGCATTTCTCCAGGCGAACTGTCCGTGACGGCAATAAAACGCTTTGGACAGGGTGGATACTGGAAACGAAACATGGGAAGATACTCTTTGCCGGTGATACGGGATACTCAGTTCATTTCAAGGAAATCAGAGAAAAGATGGGTCCGATGCGCCTGGCGCTCTTGCCCATCGGGTCATATCGGCCTCGCTGGTTTATGAAGACCATACATATGGATCCCGCGGATGCCGTGTCCGCCCACAAGGATCTGCAGGCGGAGCAATCCATTGCCATGCATTGGGGGACCTTTTATATAGCCGATGATCCGCTGGCTGAACCGCCTCTCTATTTGAAAAAAGCCATGAAAGAGGCGTTCATAGCGGATGATTCCTTCCTCGTGATGAAATTTGGTGAGACACGGGTTTTTTGA
- a CDS encoding GDSL family lipase: protein MQRCNSQQEAIKIHPESTLLMIGDSITDCGRVSPAAEVVRDSLGYGYVRLIHNRLSAAFSQQRIFILNRGVSGNTVRNLVARWQSDVMELKPDWLSIMIGINDVWPKFDDSQPDEWYVSIDEYASTLECLISITRPQLKGMVLMTPYCIEPNRADPMRAMMDQYGDVVRRLAGQYQAILVDTQAAFDCVLTEVHPTALALDRVHLKPTGHVIIAQAFLKALAYN, encoded by the coding sequence ATGCAGCGTTGTAATTCCCAACAAGAGGCGATAAAGATCCATCCCGAAAGCACACTGCTCATGATCGGTGATTCAATTACGGATTGTGGCCGTGTTAGCCCTGCCGCCGAAGTCGTTCGCGATTCGCTCGGTTATGGCTATGTCAGACTCATTCATAACAGACTCAGCGCCGCCTTTTCCCAACAGCGTATTTTCATCCTCAACAGGGGCGTTTCCGGCAATACTGTCCGTAATTTGGTCGCGCGCTGGCAATCCGATGTCATGGAATTGAAACCGGATTGGCTCTCTATCATGATCGGCATCAACGACGTCTGGCCTAAGTTCGACGACAGTCAGCCGGATGAGTGGTATGTTTCTATTGATGAATATGCCTCCACATTAGAGTGCCTGATCAGCATAACGCGGCCTCAACTAAAAGGGATGGTACTCATGACACCTTATTGCATCGAACCCAATCGGGCGGACCCGATGCGAGCGATGATGGATCAGTATGGGGATGTGGTGCGCCGGTTGGCCGGTCAATATCAAGCTATCCTGGTAGATACTCAGGCTGCGTTCGATTGTGTCTTGACGGAAGTTCATCCGACGGCGCTGGCTTTAGACCGGGTGCATCTGAAACCGACAGGGCACGTGATCATAGCACAGGCTTTTTTAAAGGCATTGGCGTATAATTAA